One stretch of Penaeus chinensis breed Huanghai No. 1 chromosome 27, ASM1920278v2, whole genome shotgun sequence DNA includes these proteins:
- the LOC125039673 gene encoding integral membrane protein GPR155-like isoform X5: MNATEDGLVEGGGSTGVPFLEEDSTDLSSVAFSNLYPAVIECFVIILCGYLAGRGNLISQTESKGLNTFVGTFSLPSLIFMSMAQLDFSSVNWLFLLSICISKATVFFLVVVITLLVHRPMDFGKAGLFAIFCTQSNDFALGYPIIAALYGKSHPEFASYLYLVAPISLVFLNPIGFIFMEIGKRHRSNQEGEEGSSARRKENGCQMVLYIGRDVLLNPIVLMTAMGIVGNFIFDHKLPNILEGILKVMGQAFSASALFLLGLRMVGKVQTLRGSGLVVPGILIATKTLILPLVTREVVSLLQPGNSTNQTADYSNYGFLYGTFPTAPGVFVFASHYNIAVDLMASAMVACTFLSAPLMFVSAKMVTLVKINPLDYVKELESILFNVSIIGLICAVWVVIIFSLSRKWRKVPHFVTLCLSLSQGMACIGALLWSVMDCNHTWKLYLQFVLFSWGVFSSRLWTAILAITLFLLRWRSLCFVLRLRPFLAIIGWGLPGILVTVLILMVQQETDVADKHDPNFQYGSAQAVVALLLLWFSLFTTMVCLILHQRHEKRYAQYESLLNLDDPDDPRGSRSARSSAQSSPRSSTVDRPKLTSNGVLNGSSIVDMEEMINYARDPEQFEDQLSSDSDSLFSPHDELSTGNRYRNESRERDDISDIVQRHVSSAQLTEPEETTIVRDRDDEFQMMRHVVLLLFLCGSMIVGFALCMWTLVTEEVNGVYVELVFLDIVLNFGQAFFTAAIFGLDSKLIVMPLLKWWRRMCHGAATVKLPTWNDLDSLTRQTCDQFTTYHMDKCIKDIVRDRRWRLKNLPAVFGGKELVDWLLMVGLARDRTDAIKYGRQLLQGRVIRHIDNLHHFHDQPLFYTFNTGEGNNCQ; the protein is encoded by the exons ATGAATGCAACGGAAGATGGCTTGGTGGAGGGAGGAGGCTCGACTGGTGTGCCTTTCCTGGAGGAGGATAGCACCGACCTCTCCAGCGTGGCCTTCTCCAACCTCTACCCAGCTGTCATTGAGTGTTTTGTCATTATCTTGTGTGG ATATTTGGCTGGCAGGGGCAACCTCATATCACAGACAGAGTCGAAGGGCCTCAACACATTCGTTGGCacgttttctttgccttctttaaTATTCATGTCTATGGCTCAGCTTGACTTCAG TTCTGTGAATTGGCTCTTTTTGCTATCCATCTGCATCTCAAAGGCCACGGTGTTTTTCTTGGTGGTTGTGATAACACTTCTTGTACACCGCCCTATGGATTTTGGCAAAGCTGGTCTCTTTGCCATTTTTTGTACGCAGAGTAATGACTTCGCTCTGGGATATCCAATTA TTGCTGCGCTGTATGGAAAGAGTCATCCTGAATTTGCTTCCTACCTTTATCTGGTAGCTCCAATATCTTTGGTCTTCCTAAACCCCATTGGTTTCATATTCATGGAG ATCGGAAAACGCCACAGAAGCAaccaagagggagaggaaggcagttCAGCCCGGCGAAAAGAAAATGGCTGCCAGATGGTGCTGTATATTGGCCGAGACGTTCTCCTAAACCCAATTGTGCTCATGACTGCTATGGGCATTGTTGGGAATTTCATCTTTGACCATAAATTGCCCAATATCCTTGAAGGAATCTTGAAG gTGATGGGTCAGGCTTTCTCTGCTTCAGCCCTATTTCTCCTTGGGCTGAGGATGGTGGGGAAAGTCCAGACTTTGAGAGGATCTGGACTGGTTGTGCCAGGCATTCTTATTGCCACAAAAAC GTTGATCCTCCCCTTGGTCACACGGGAAGTGGTGAGCTTGCTTCAGCCTGGAAATTCTACTAATCAGACAGCAGACTACAGCAACTATGGGTTCCTCTATGGCACCTTTCCAACAGCTCCAGGGGTCTTTGTGTTTGCATCACATTATAACATTGCTGTTGATCTg ATGGCCAGTGCAATGGTGGCGTGCAccttcctctctgctcctctgATGTTCGTGTCTGCAAAGATGGTCACCCTCGTGAAGATCAACCCCCTGGACTATGTGAAGGAGTTGGAGTCAATCCTTTTCAATGTCAGCATTATTGGACTCATATGTGCT GTGTGGGTGGTGATCATTTTTTCTTTGAGTCGGAAGTGGCGTAAAGTCCCTCATTTCGTCACGCTGTGTTTGTCGTTGTCTCAGGGTATGGCTTGTATAG GTGCCTTGCTGTGGTCAGTGATGGACTGCAACCATACATGGAAGCTGTATCTCCAATTTGTACTCTTTTCATGGGGTGTTTTCTCATCCCGCCTGTGGACAGCAATCCTGGCCATCACACTTTTCCTGCTGCGCTGGCGGTCTCTGTGCTTTGTGCTTCGACTCAGGCCTTTCCTTGCTATTATTGGTTGGGG GCTGCCCGGCATCCTTGTGACAGTGCTGATTCTAATGGTTCAGCAGGAGACAGATGTAGCTGATAAACATGACCCAAATTTTCAGTATGGCTCAGCACAGGCTGTGGTTGCCTTACTTCTCCTTTGGTTTAGTCTTTTCA CAACAATGGTGTGCCTCATACTCCACCAACGACACGAGAAGCGGTATGCACAATATGAATCTCTGCTTAATCTGGATGACCCTGATGATCCAAGAGGTTCTCGCTCTGCAAGAAGCTCAGCACAAAGTTCTCCTCGATCATCCACAGTTGACCGGCCAAAATTGA CAAGCAACGGTGTATTAAATGGCTCTTCAATAGTTGATATGGAAGAAATGATAAACTATGCCCGAGACCCCGAACAGTTTGAGGACCAGTTGTCTTCAGATAGCGATAG TCTTTTCAGTCCTCATGATGAACTAAGTACAGGAAATCGTTATCGTAATGAGTCAAGAGAGAGGGACGATATTTCTGACATTGTCCAGCGTCACGTATCATCTGCTCAACTAACTGAACCTGAAGAAACCACGATTGTCCGTGATCGAGACGATGAGTTCCAGATGATGAGGCATGTGGTCCTGCTACTCTTCTTGTGTGGCTCCATGATAGTG GGCTTTGCTTTGTGTATGTGGACACTCGTAACAGAAGAAGTTAATGGTGTTTATGTTGAGTTGGTCTTCCTAGACATTGTCCTAAACTTTGGCCAAGCATTCTTCACAGCAGCTATCTTTGGCCTTGACTCTAAGTTGATTGTCATGCCTCTCCTGAAGTG GTGGCGACGCATGTGTCATGGGGCGGCAACAGTCAAACTCCCAACATGGAATGACCTTGATTCCTTAACCAGACAGACGTGCGATCAGTTCACAACATACCACATGGACAAGTGCATCAAAGACATAGTCAGGGACAGAAG gTGGAGACTTAAGAACTTGCCAGCAGTCTTTGGAGGGAAGGAACTTGTTGATTGGCTACTGATGGTTGGACTGGCCCGAGACCGTACTGATGCCATTAAATATGGCCGGCAGCTGCTCCAGGGCCGAGTTATCCGCCACATCGATAACCTTCACCACTTCCATGACCAGCCTTTGTTCTACACTTTTAACACTGGGGAAGGGAATAATTGCCAGTGA
- the LOC125039673 gene encoding integral membrane protein GPR155-like isoform X1, with the protein MVKTQVVALATLLVGLIGLCVVKEITSKQSYNHPISLALCREVFHYGVFDLPLPCRLKLSSVANLETNLNLPNGRGYGQLEFLKMNATEDGLVEGGGSTGVPFLEEDSTDLSSVAFSNLYPAVIECFVIILCGYLAGRGNLISQTESKGLNTFVGTFSLPSLIFMSMAQLDFSSVNWLFLLSICISKATVFFLVVVITLLVHRPMDFGKAGLFAIFCTQSNDFALGYPIIAALYGKSHPEFASYLYLVAPISLVFLNPIGFIFMEIGKRHRSNQEGEEGSSARRKENGCQMVLYIGRDVLLNPIVLMTAMGIVGNFIFDHKLPNILEGILKVMGQAFSASALFLLGLRMVGKVQTLRGSGLVVPGILIATKTLILPLVTREVVSLLQPGNSTNQTADYSNYGFLYGTFPTAPGVFVFASHYNIAVDLMASAMVACTFLSAPLMFVSAKMVTLVKINPLDYVKELESILFNVSIIGLICAVWVVIIFSLSRKWRKVPHFVTLCLSLSQGMACIGALLWSVMDCNHTWKLYLQFVLFSWGVFSSRLWTAILAITLFLLRWRSLCFVLRLRPFLAIIGWGLPGILVTVLILMVQQETDVADKHDPNFQYGSAQAVVALLLLWFSLFTTMVCLILHQRHEKRYAQYESLLNLDDPDDPRGSRSARSSAQSSPRSSTVDRPKLTSNGVLNGSSIVDMEEMINYARDPEQFEDQLSSDSDSLFSPHDELSTGNRYRNESRERDDISDIVQRHVSSAQLTEPEETTIVRDRDDEFQMMRHVVLLLFLCGSMIVGFALCMWTLVTEEVNGVYVELVFLDIVLNFGQAFFTAAIFGLDSKLIVMPLLKWWRRMCHGAATVKLPTWNDLDSLTRQTCDQFTTYHMDKCIKDIVRDRRWRLKNLPAVFGGKELVDWLLMVGLARDRTDAIKYGRQLLQGRVIRHIDNLHHFHDQPLFYTFNTGEGNNCQ; encoded by the exons GTGTTCCACTATGGAGTGTTTGACCTGCCACTGCCATGCCGCCTCAAGCTATCCAGCGTTGCTAACCTGGAAACGAATCTCAACCTCCCCAACGGTCGG GGCTATGGGCAGCTAGAATTTCTAAAAATGAATGCAACGGAAGATGGCTTGGTGGAGGGAGGAGGCTCGACTGGTGTGCCTTTCCTGGAGGAGGATAGCACCGACCTCTCCAGCGTGGCCTTCTCCAACCTCTACCCAGCTGTCATTGAGTGTTTTGTCATTATCTTGTGTGG ATATTTGGCTGGCAGGGGCAACCTCATATCACAGACAGAGTCGAAGGGCCTCAACACATTCGTTGGCacgttttctttgccttctttaaTATTCATGTCTATGGCTCAGCTTGACTTCAG TTCTGTGAATTGGCTCTTTTTGCTATCCATCTGCATCTCAAAGGCCACGGTGTTTTTCTTGGTGGTTGTGATAACACTTCTTGTACACCGCCCTATGGATTTTGGCAAAGCTGGTCTCTTTGCCATTTTTTGTACGCAGAGTAATGACTTCGCTCTGGGATATCCAATTA TTGCTGCGCTGTATGGAAAGAGTCATCCTGAATTTGCTTCCTACCTTTATCTGGTAGCTCCAATATCTTTGGTCTTCCTAAACCCCATTGGTTTCATATTCATGGAG ATCGGAAAACGCCACAGAAGCAaccaagagggagaggaaggcagttCAGCCCGGCGAAAAGAAAATGGCTGCCAGATGGTGCTGTATATTGGCCGAGACGTTCTCCTAAACCCAATTGTGCTCATGACTGCTATGGGCATTGTTGGGAATTTCATCTTTGACCATAAATTGCCCAATATCCTTGAAGGAATCTTGAAG gTGATGGGTCAGGCTTTCTCTGCTTCAGCCCTATTTCTCCTTGGGCTGAGGATGGTGGGGAAAGTCCAGACTTTGAGAGGATCTGGACTGGTTGTGCCAGGCATTCTTATTGCCACAAAAAC GTTGATCCTCCCCTTGGTCACACGGGAAGTGGTGAGCTTGCTTCAGCCTGGAAATTCTACTAATCAGACAGCAGACTACAGCAACTATGGGTTCCTCTATGGCACCTTTCCAACAGCTCCAGGGGTCTTTGTGTTTGCATCACATTATAACATTGCTGTTGATCTg ATGGCCAGTGCAATGGTGGCGTGCAccttcctctctgctcctctgATGTTCGTGTCTGCAAAGATGGTCACCCTCGTGAAGATCAACCCCCTGGACTATGTGAAGGAGTTGGAGTCAATCCTTTTCAATGTCAGCATTATTGGACTCATATGTGCT GTGTGGGTGGTGATCATTTTTTCTTTGAGTCGGAAGTGGCGTAAAGTCCCTCATTTCGTCACGCTGTGTTTGTCGTTGTCTCAGGGTATGGCTTGTATAG GTGCCTTGCTGTGGTCAGTGATGGACTGCAACCATACATGGAAGCTGTATCTCCAATTTGTACTCTTTTCATGGGGTGTTTTCTCATCCCGCCTGTGGACAGCAATCCTGGCCATCACACTTTTCCTGCTGCGCTGGCGGTCTCTGTGCTTTGTGCTTCGACTCAGGCCTTTCCTTGCTATTATTGGTTGGGG GCTGCCCGGCATCCTTGTGACAGTGCTGATTCTAATGGTTCAGCAGGAGACAGATGTAGCTGATAAACATGACCCAAATTTTCAGTATGGCTCAGCACAGGCTGTGGTTGCCTTACTTCTCCTTTGGTTTAGTCTTTTCA CAACAATGGTGTGCCTCATACTCCACCAACGACACGAGAAGCGGTATGCACAATATGAATCTCTGCTTAATCTGGATGACCCTGATGATCCAAGAGGTTCTCGCTCTGCAAGAAGCTCAGCACAAAGTTCTCCTCGATCATCCACAGTTGACCGGCCAAAATTGA CAAGCAACGGTGTATTAAATGGCTCTTCAATAGTTGATATGGAAGAAATGATAAACTATGCCCGAGACCCCGAACAGTTTGAGGACCAGTTGTCTTCAGATAGCGATAG TCTTTTCAGTCCTCATGATGAACTAAGTACAGGAAATCGTTATCGTAATGAGTCAAGAGAGAGGGACGATATTTCTGACATTGTCCAGCGTCACGTATCATCTGCTCAACTAACTGAACCTGAAGAAACCACGATTGTCCGTGATCGAGACGATGAGTTCCAGATGATGAGGCATGTGGTCCTGCTACTCTTCTTGTGTGGCTCCATGATAGTG GGCTTTGCTTTGTGTATGTGGACACTCGTAACAGAAGAAGTTAATGGTGTTTATGTTGAGTTGGTCTTCCTAGACATTGTCCTAAACTTTGGCCAAGCATTCTTCACAGCAGCTATCTTTGGCCTTGACTCTAAGTTGATTGTCATGCCTCTCCTGAAGTG GTGGCGACGCATGTGTCATGGGGCGGCAACAGTCAAACTCCCAACATGGAATGACCTTGATTCCTTAACCAGACAGACGTGCGATCAGTTCACAACATACCACATGGACAAGTGCATCAAAGACATAGTCAGGGACAGAAG gTGGAGACTTAAGAACTTGCCAGCAGTCTTTGGAGGGAAGGAACTTGTTGATTGGCTACTGATGGTTGGACTGGCCCGAGACCGTACTGATGCCATTAAATATGGCCGGCAGCTGCTCCAGGGCCGAGTTATCCGCCACATCGATAACCTTCACCACTTCCATGACCAGCCTTTGTTCTACACTTTTAACACTGGGGAAGGGAATAATTGCCAGTGA
- the LOC125039673 gene encoding integral membrane protein GPR155-like isoform X2 gives MTSDFSFRACRLVFHYGVFDLPLPCRLKLSSVANLETNLNLPNGRGYGQLEFLKMNATEDGLVEGGGSTGVPFLEEDSTDLSSVAFSNLYPAVIECFVIILCGYLAGRGNLISQTESKGLNTFVGTFSLPSLIFMSMAQLDFSSVNWLFLLSICISKATVFFLVVVITLLVHRPMDFGKAGLFAIFCTQSNDFALGYPIIAALYGKSHPEFASYLYLVAPISLVFLNPIGFIFMEIGKRHRSNQEGEEGSSARRKENGCQMVLYIGRDVLLNPIVLMTAMGIVGNFIFDHKLPNILEGILKVMGQAFSASALFLLGLRMVGKVQTLRGSGLVVPGILIATKTLILPLVTREVVSLLQPGNSTNQTADYSNYGFLYGTFPTAPGVFVFASHYNIAVDLMASAMVACTFLSAPLMFVSAKMVTLVKINPLDYVKELESILFNVSIIGLICAVWVVIIFSLSRKWRKVPHFVTLCLSLSQGMACIGALLWSVMDCNHTWKLYLQFVLFSWGVFSSRLWTAILAITLFLLRWRSLCFVLRLRPFLAIIGWGLPGILVTVLILMVQQETDVADKHDPNFQYGSAQAVVALLLLWFSLFTTMVCLILHQRHEKRYAQYESLLNLDDPDDPRGSRSARSSAQSSPRSSTVDRPKLTSNGVLNGSSIVDMEEMINYARDPEQFEDQLSSDSDSLFSPHDELSTGNRYRNESRERDDISDIVQRHVSSAQLTEPEETTIVRDRDDEFQMMRHVVLLLFLCGSMIVGFALCMWTLVTEEVNGVYVELVFLDIVLNFGQAFFTAAIFGLDSKLIVMPLLKWWRRMCHGAATVKLPTWNDLDSLTRQTCDQFTTYHMDKCIKDIVRDRRWRLKNLPAVFGGKELVDWLLMVGLARDRTDAIKYGRQLLQGRVIRHIDNLHHFHDQPLFYTFNTGEGNNCQ, from the exons GTGTTCCACTATGGAGTGTTTGACCTGCCACTGCCATGCCGCCTCAAGCTATCCAGCGTTGCTAACCTGGAAACGAATCTCAACCTCCCCAACGGTCGG GGCTATGGGCAGCTAGAATTTCTAAAAATGAATGCAACGGAAGATGGCTTGGTGGAGGGAGGAGGCTCGACTGGTGTGCCTTTCCTGGAGGAGGATAGCACCGACCTCTCCAGCGTGGCCTTCTCCAACCTCTACCCAGCTGTCATTGAGTGTTTTGTCATTATCTTGTGTGG ATATTTGGCTGGCAGGGGCAACCTCATATCACAGACAGAGTCGAAGGGCCTCAACACATTCGTTGGCacgttttctttgccttctttaaTATTCATGTCTATGGCTCAGCTTGACTTCAG TTCTGTGAATTGGCTCTTTTTGCTATCCATCTGCATCTCAAAGGCCACGGTGTTTTTCTTGGTGGTTGTGATAACACTTCTTGTACACCGCCCTATGGATTTTGGCAAAGCTGGTCTCTTTGCCATTTTTTGTACGCAGAGTAATGACTTCGCTCTGGGATATCCAATTA TTGCTGCGCTGTATGGAAAGAGTCATCCTGAATTTGCTTCCTACCTTTATCTGGTAGCTCCAATATCTTTGGTCTTCCTAAACCCCATTGGTTTCATATTCATGGAG ATCGGAAAACGCCACAGAAGCAaccaagagggagaggaaggcagttCAGCCCGGCGAAAAGAAAATGGCTGCCAGATGGTGCTGTATATTGGCCGAGACGTTCTCCTAAACCCAATTGTGCTCATGACTGCTATGGGCATTGTTGGGAATTTCATCTTTGACCATAAATTGCCCAATATCCTTGAAGGAATCTTGAAG gTGATGGGTCAGGCTTTCTCTGCTTCAGCCCTATTTCTCCTTGGGCTGAGGATGGTGGGGAAAGTCCAGACTTTGAGAGGATCTGGACTGGTTGTGCCAGGCATTCTTATTGCCACAAAAAC GTTGATCCTCCCCTTGGTCACACGGGAAGTGGTGAGCTTGCTTCAGCCTGGAAATTCTACTAATCAGACAGCAGACTACAGCAACTATGGGTTCCTCTATGGCACCTTTCCAACAGCTCCAGGGGTCTTTGTGTTTGCATCACATTATAACATTGCTGTTGATCTg ATGGCCAGTGCAATGGTGGCGTGCAccttcctctctgctcctctgATGTTCGTGTCTGCAAAGATGGTCACCCTCGTGAAGATCAACCCCCTGGACTATGTGAAGGAGTTGGAGTCAATCCTTTTCAATGTCAGCATTATTGGACTCATATGTGCT GTGTGGGTGGTGATCATTTTTTCTTTGAGTCGGAAGTGGCGTAAAGTCCCTCATTTCGTCACGCTGTGTTTGTCGTTGTCTCAGGGTATGGCTTGTATAG GTGCCTTGCTGTGGTCAGTGATGGACTGCAACCATACATGGAAGCTGTATCTCCAATTTGTACTCTTTTCATGGGGTGTTTTCTCATCCCGCCTGTGGACAGCAATCCTGGCCATCACACTTTTCCTGCTGCGCTGGCGGTCTCTGTGCTTTGTGCTTCGACTCAGGCCTTTCCTTGCTATTATTGGTTGGGG GCTGCCCGGCATCCTTGTGACAGTGCTGATTCTAATGGTTCAGCAGGAGACAGATGTAGCTGATAAACATGACCCAAATTTTCAGTATGGCTCAGCACAGGCTGTGGTTGCCTTACTTCTCCTTTGGTTTAGTCTTTTCA CAACAATGGTGTGCCTCATACTCCACCAACGACACGAGAAGCGGTATGCACAATATGAATCTCTGCTTAATCTGGATGACCCTGATGATCCAAGAGGTTCTCGCTCTGCAAGAAGCTCAGCACAAAGTTCTCCTCGATCATCCACAGTTGACCGGCCAAAATTGA CAAGCAACGGTGTATTAAATGGCTCTTCAATAGTTGATATGGAAGAAATGATAAACTATGCCCGAGACCCCGAACAGTTTGAGGACCAGTTGTCTTCAGATAGCGATAG TCTTTTCAGTCCTCATGATGAACTAAGTACAGGAAATCGTTATCGTAATGAGTCAAGAGAGAGGGACGATATTTCTGACATTGTCCAGCGTCACGTATCATCTGCTCAACTAACTGAACCTGAAGAAACCACGATTGTCCGTGATCGAGACGATGAGTTCCAGATGATGAGGCATGTGGTCCTGCTACTCTTCTTGTGTGGCTCCATGATAGTG GGCTTTGCTTTGTGTATGTGGACACTCGTAACAGAAGAAGTTAATGGTGTTTATGTTGAGTTGGTCTTCCTAGACATTGTCCTAAACTTTGGCCAAGCATTCTTCACAGCAGCTATCTTTGGCCTTGACTCTAAGTTGATTGTCATGCCTCTCCTGAAGTG GTGGCGACGCATGTGTCATGGGGCGGCAACAGTCAAACTCCCAACATGGAATGACCTTGATTCCTTAACCAGACAGACGTGCGATCAGTTCACAACATACCACATGGACAAGTGCATCAAAGACATAGTCAGGGACAGAAG gTGGAGACTTAAGAACTTGCCAGCAGTCTTTGGAGGGAAGGAACTTGTTGATTGGCTACTGATGGTTGGACTGGCCCGAGACCGTACTGATGCCATTAAATATGGCCGGCAGCTGCTCCAGGGCCGAGTTATCCGCCACATCGATAACCTTCACCACTTCCATGACCAGCCTTTGTTCTACACTTTTAACACTGGGGAAGGGAATAATTGCCAGTGA
- the LOC125039673 gene encoding integral membrane protein GPR155-like isoform X3 — protein MVFSCDKVFHYGVFDLPLPCRLKLSSVANLETNLNLPNGRGYGQLEFLKMNATEDGLVEGGGSTGVPFLEEDSTDLSSVAFSNLYPAVIECFVIILCGYLAGRGNLISQTESKGLNTFVGTFSLPSLIFMSMAQLDFSSVNWLFLLSICISKATVFFLVVVITLLVHRPMDFGKAGLFAIFCTQSNDFALGYPIIAALYGKSHPEFASYLYLVAPISLVFLNPIGFIFMEIGKRHRSNQEGEEGSSARRKENGCQMVLYIGRDVLLNPIVLMTAMGIVGNFIFDHKLPNILEGILKVMGQAFSASALFLLGLRMVGKVQTLRGSGLVVPGILIATKTLILPLVTREVVSLLQPGNSTNQTADYSNYGFLYGTFPTAPGVFVFASHYNIAVDLMASAMVACTFLSAPLMFVSAKMVTLVKINPLDYVKELESILFNVSIIGLICAVWVVIIFSLSRKWRKVPHFVTLCLSLSQGMACIGALLWSVMDCNHTWKLYLQFVLFSWGVFSSRLWTAILAITLFLLRWRSLCFVLRLRPFLAIIGWGLPGILVTVLILMVQQETDVADKHDPNFQYGSAQAVVALLLLWFSLFTTMVCLILHQRHEKRYAQYESLLNLDDPDDPRGSRSARSSAQSSPRSSTVDRPKLTSNGVLNGSSIVDMEEMINYARDPEQFEDQLSSDSDSLFSPHDELSTGNRYRNESRERDDISDIVQRHVSSAQLTEPEETTIVRDRDDEFQMMRHVVLLLFLCGSMIVGFALCMWTLVTEEVNGVYVELVFLDIVLNFGQAFFTAAIFGLDSKLIVMPLLKWWRRMCHGAATVKLPTWNDLDSLTRQTCDQFTTYHMDKCIKDIVRDRRWRLKNLPAVFGGKELVDWLLMVGLARDRTDAIKYGRQLLQGRVIRHIDNLHHFHDQPLFYTFNTGEGNNCQ, from the exons ATGGTCTTCAGTTGCGACAAG GTGTTCCACTATGGAGTGTTTGACCTGCCACTGCCATGCCGCCTCAAGCTATCCAGCGTTGCTAACCTGGAAACGAATCTCAACCTCCCCAACGGTCGG GGCTATGGGCAGCTAGAATTTCTAAAAATGAATGCAACGGAAGATGGCTTGGTGGAGGGAGGAGGCTCGACTGGTGTGCCTTTCCTGGAGGAGGATAGCACCGACCTCTCCAGCGTGGCCTTCTCCAACCTCTACCCAGCTGTCATTGAGTGTTTTGTCATTATCTTGTGTGG ATATTTGGCTGGCAGGGGCAACCTCATATCACAGACAGAGTCGAAGGGCCTCAACACATTCGTTGGCacgttttctttgccttctttaaTATTCATGTCTATGGCTCAGCTTGACTTCAG TTCTGTGAATTGGCTCTTTTTGCTATCCATCTGCATCTCAAAGGCCACGGTGTTTTTCTTGGTGGTTGTGATAACACTTCTTGTACACCGCCCTATGGATTTTGGCAAAGCTGGTCTCTTTGCCATTTTTTGTACGCAGAGTAATGACTTCGCTCTGGGATATCCAATTA TTGCTGCGCTGTATGGAAAGAGTCATCCTGAATTTGCTTCCTACCTTTATCTGGTAGCTCCAATATCTTTGGTCTTCCTAAACCCCATTGGTTTCATATTCATGGAG ATCGGAAAACGCCACAGAAGCAaccaagagggagaggaaggcagttCAGCCCGGCGAAAAGAAAATGGCTGCCAGATGGTGCTGTATATTGGCCGAGACGTTCTCCTAAACCCAATTGTGCTCATGACTGCTATGGGCATTGTTGGGAATTTCATCTTTGACCATAAATTGCCCAATATCCTTGAAGGAATCTTGAAG gTGATGGGTCAGGCTTTCTCTGCTTCAGCCCTATTTCTCCTTGGGCTGAGGATGGTGGGGAAAGTCCAGACTTTGAGAGGATCTGGACTGGTTGTGCCAGGCATTCTTATTGCCACAAAAAC GTTGATCCTCCCCTTGGTCACACGGGAAGTGGTGAGCTTGCTTCAGCCTGGAAATTCTACTAATCAGACAGCAGACTACAGCAACTATGGGTTCCTCTATGGCACCTTTCCAACAGCTCCAGGGGTCTTTGTGTTTGCATCACATTATAACATTGCTGTTGATCTg ATGGCCAGTGCAATGGTGGCGTGCAccttcctctctgctcctctgATGTTCGTGTCTGCAAAGATGGTCACCCTCGTGAAGATCAACCCCCTGGACTATGTGAAGGAGTTGGAGTCAATCCTTTTCAATGTCAGCATTATTGGACTCATATGTGCT GTGTGGGTGGTGATCATTTTTTCTTTGAGTCGGAAGTGGCGTAAAGTCCCTCATTTCGTCACGCTGTGTTTGTCGTTGTCTCAGGGTATGGCTTGTATAG GTGCCTTGCTGTGGTCAGTGATGGACTGCAACCATACATGGAAGCTGTATCTCCAATTTGTACTCTTTTCATGGGGTGTTTTCTCATCCCGCCTGTGGACAGCAATCCTGGCCATCACACTTTTCCTGCTGCGCTGGCGGTCTCTGTGCTTTGTGCTTCGACTCAGGCCTTTCCTTGCTATTATTGGTTGGGG GCTGCCCGGCATCCTTGTGACAGTGCTGATTCTAATGGTTCAGCAGGAGACAGATGTAGCTGATAAACATGACCCAAATTTTCAGTATGGCTCAGCACAGGCTGTGGTTGCCTTACTTCTCCTTTGGTTTAGTCTTTTCA CAACAATGGTGTGCCTCATACTCCACCAACGACACGAGAAGCGGTATGCACAATATGAATCTCTGCTTAATCTGGATGACCCTGATGATCCAAGAGGTTCTCGCTCTGCAAGAAGCTCAGCACAAAGTTCTCCTCGATCATCCACAGTTGACCGGCCAAAATTGA CAAGCAACGGTGTATTAAATGGCTCTTCAATAGTTGATATGGAAGAAATGATAAACTATGCCCGAGACCCCGAACAGTTTGAGGACCAGTTGTCTTCAGATAGCGATAG TCTTTTCAGTCCTCATGATGAACTAAGTACAGGAAATCGTTATCGTAATGAGTCAAGAGAGAGGGACGATATTTCTGACATTGTCCAGCGTCACGTATCATCTGCTCAACTAACTGAACCTGAAGAAACCACGATTGTCCGTGATCGAGACGATGAGTTCCAGATGATGAGGCATGTGGTCCTGCTACTCTTCTTGTGTGGCTCCATGATAGTG GGCTTTGCTTTGTGTATGTGGACACTCGTAACAGAAGAAGTTAATGGTGTTTATGTTGAGTTGGTCTTCCTAGACATTGTCCTAAACTTTGGCCAAGCATTCTTCACAGCAGCTATCTTTGGCCTTGACTCTAAGTTGATTGTCATGCCTCTCCTGAAGTG GTGGCGACGCATGTGTCATGGGGCGGCAACAGTCAAACTCCCAACATGGAATGACCTTGATTCCTTAACCAGACAGACGTGCGATCAGTTCACAACATACCACATGGACAAGTGCATCAAAGACATAGTCAGGGACAGAAG gTGGAGACTTAAGAACTTGCCAGCAGTCTTTGGAGGGAAGGAACTTGTTGATTGGCTACTGATGGTTGGACTGGCCCGAGACCGTACTGATGCCATTAAATATGGCCGGCAGCTGCTCCAGGGCCGAGTTATCCGCCACATCGATAACCTTCACCACTTCCATGACCAGCCTTTGTTCTACACTTTTAACACTGGGGAAGGGAATAATTGCCAGTGA